The proteins below are encoded in one region of Desulfovibrio sp. JC022:
- a CDS encoding glutaminyl-peptide cyclotransferase, producing the protein MQKYRPILILITAIFILHFFGLKSYARKTNGVPVIRCKLVTQFPHDDSAFTQGFFYHDGYLYESTGKRGRSSLRKIELESGIVRTMVKNDENIFSEGICYWNNKIFQLTWRSGKCYIYDSASLARKGFFKYKGQGWGLTTDGQFIYQSNGSSVITFRDPYDFARIKRLRVTDGIANIHRLNELEYINGLIFSNIWKKDRIAAIDPINGKVKFWLDISSLRPLAGEKAEAANGIAWDAAGKRLFVTGKFWNKVFEIELPALKN; encoded by the coding sequence ATGCAAAAATACCGTCCAATTTTAATATTAATTACCGCCATCTTTATATTGCACTTTTTCGGGCTAAAAAGCTATGCCCGCAAAACAAATGGTGTCCCGGTTATCCGCTGCAAGCTGGTTACCCAGTTCCCGCATGATGATTCGGCATTCACGCAGGGTTTTTTCTATCACGACGGCTACTTATACGAGAGTACAGGCAAGCGAGGACGCTCCTCACTGCGTAAGATAGAGCTGGAAAGCGGCATTGTGCGTACCATGGTCAAAAATGATGAAAATATTTTCAGTGAAGGTATCTGTTACTGGAACAACAAAATATTCCAGCTAACATGGCGTTCGGGCAAATGTTATATATATGACTCCGCTTCTCTTGCCCGCAAAGGATTCTTCAAATACAAAGGGCAAGGATGGGGCCTGACCACGGATGGACAATTCATATACCAGAGCAATGGTTCTTCAGTGATCACCTTCAGGGACCCCTACGATTTCGCCCGTATCAAAAGATTACGGGTCACCGATGGTATTGCCAATATCCATCGGCTCAATGAACTTGAATATATAAACGGCCTGATTTTCAGCAATATCTGGAAAAAAGACCGCATCGCAGCCATTGATCCCATAAATGGCAAAGTAAAATTCTGGCTTGATATATCCTCCTTACGCCCCCTTGCCGGGGAAAAGGCCGAAGCCGCCAACGGCATTGCCTGGGATGCAGCCGGAAAACGGCTTTTCGTGACCGGAAAATTCTGGAACAAGGTTTTTGAAATTGAACTACCCGCACTTAAAAATTAG